A genomic region of Magnolia sinica isolate HGM2019 chromosome 6, MsV1, whole genome shotgun sequence contains the following coding sequences:
- the LOC131249784 gene encoding uncharacterized protein LOC131249784: protein MALHISSQRGLLGQQIPKKGFLRILTALPSKAGFMKFESRGILASRSAKFRRIAEERDDISHSVAVSSSSQGPQNLISVPFVGKIDWESLKKMCKEWIRDPMNMALLVWITCVAVFGAILFLVMTGMLDRALPKNAQRNAWFEVNNQILNALFTLMCLYQHPKRFYHLVLLCRWRPDDVRKLRKIYFKNGTYKPHEWMHMMVVVILLHVNCFAQYALCGLNLGYRRSEQPAIGVGLCISVAIAAPAIAGVYSILSPLGKEYESETDHEAQNQVVCIDSDKPMHLRTKWFQKRYSFVLKDSQRTPKGKPEWRGGLFDLWDDISTAYLSLFFCVFGWNMERLGFGNMYVHITTFLLFCMAPFWIFNSAAINIDKEVVREAPGFTGIVLCVFGLLYGGFWRIQMRKRFNLPSNNFCCGYPAVTDCMQWHCCCMCSLAQEVWTGDFYDGEKDGFYRKHTEDSIRPRLSSRPRRSVAIVSIKPKFPTQHQSI, encoded by the coding sequence ATGGCTCTTCACATCTCTTCTCAAAGAGGGTTGCTGGGCCAGCAAATCCCCAAAAAGGGGTTTCTAAGAATTTTGACAGCCCTTCCTAGCAAAGCGGGGTTTATGAAATTCGAATCCCGTGGCATTTTAGCTTCTCGTTCGGCCAAGTTCCGCCGGATTGCCGAGGAAAGAGATGATATTTCGCACTCGGTTGCTGTTTCTTCTAGTTCTCAGGGTCCCCAAAACCTCATCAGTGTACCCTTTGTTGGGAAGATAGATTGGGAGTCTTTAAAGAAGATGTGCAAGGAATGGATACGAGATCCCATGAATATGGCTCTTCTTGTTTGGATCACATGCGTTGCTGTCTTTGGTGCCATCCTTTTCCTTGTCATGACTGGGATGCTGGACCGTGCATTGCCGAAGAACGCCCAAAGAAATGCCTGGTTCGAAGTCAATAATCAAATCCTCAATGCTCTCTTTACTCTCATGTGTCTGTATCAGCATCCGAAACGGTTCTACCACCTCGTGCTCTTATGCAGATGGAGACCGGATGATGTCCGAAAACTCAGAAAGATATACTTCAAAAATGGCACTTATAAACCTCATGAGTGGATGCATATGATGGTTGTTGTCATTCTTCTTCACGTGAACTGTTTTGCTCAGTATGCTTTGTGTGGTCTTAACTTAGGATATAGGAGATCGGAACAGCCTGCAATCGGAGTTGGCCTTTGCATTTCTGTCGCTATCGCAGCCCCAGCTATTGCTGGTGTCTACAGCATCCTTAGCCCTCTTGGGAAGGAATATGAATCAGAAACGGATCACGAAGCACAGAATCAGGTTGTGTGCATTGACAGTGACAAACCGATGCATCTCAGGACGAAGTGGTTCCAGAAGAGATATTCGTTTGTGTTGAAAGACAGTCAACGGACTCCAAAGGGTAAGCCAGAGTGGAGAGGGGGATTGTTTGATTTGTGGGATGATATTTCAACAGCATATCTTTCACTGTTCTTCTGTGTTTTTGGATGGAATATGGAGAGGCTTGGGTTTGGGAATATGTACGTTCACATCACAACGTTTCTACTGTTTTGTATGGCTCCCTTTTGGATCTTTAACTCGGCAGCCATCAATATCGATAAGGAGGTTGTTAGAGAGGCACCGGGGTTTACGGGTATTGTGCTATGTGTATTTGGTTTGCTATATGGCGGCTTTTGGAGGATTCAGATGAGGAAGAGATTCAACCTTCCATCTAACAATTTCTGTTGTGGTTATCCGGCTGTAACTGATTGCATGCAGTGGCATTGCTGTTGCATGTGTTCCCTTGCTCAGGAGGTGTGGACAGGGGATTTCTATGATGGTGAAAAAGATGGGTTTTACAGAAAGCATACAGAAGACAGCATCCGGCCCAGACTCTCCTCTAGGCCGCGAAGATCGGTCGCCATTGTTTCAATCAAGCCCAAGTTCCCCACTCAACACCAGTCCATCTAG
- the LOC131249239 gene encoding F-box protein At2g26160-like has product MSWANLPEDILGLILNHLPYIDHIHVGAVCVSWHSTVEKKVYCPAQQLPWLMLFGNLESESCCFYSLSDNKVRTLNLPECRGMRCIGSSDGWLVTLNESGDIGLWNPFSRAKIQLPSLKQFPSLLNWSRRSFQFVVPMVRDEDIVAENAWVGLPPKFQYLAERVPFPKDASAEYKQKNVRISLIHKVVVSTQPGDFAVMIIHGHKEELAFCRLGHKSWTALPPVLVQKIHRDIIFYKGRFYAVSFMGFVIAWDVFGTSPKGMEIHLRKPPTKYERKCLAELAGDLLLVIRCYDKSRGECDAYAKRIQKTTRFEVFKLDHSGSMWTKITSLGDHALFIGGSQAISCSARSFSDCRANCIYFCDDMWDVCVEESPPWGHDLGIFNIKDGSIDRYCGIESWVIMLQSFWFTPKPF; this is encoded by the coding sequence ATGAGTTGGGCAAACCTTCCAGAAGACATCTTGGGGTTGATACTGAATCATCTGCCATACATCGACCATATCCATGTTGGTGCTGTTTGCGTTTCTTGGCACTCAACGGTAGAGAAGAAGGTGTATTGTCCAGCCCAACAACTTCCATGGTTGATGCTCTTCGGCAACCTAGAGAGTGAATCTTGTTGTTTCTACAGCCTATCCGACAATAAGGTTAGGACGCTCAACCTACCAGAGTGTCGTGGGATGCGGTGTATCGGATCCTCTGATGGGTGGCTGGTAACTCTCAATGAGAGTGGTGACATCGGTTTGTGGAATCCCTTCTCAAGAGCTAAGATCCAACTCCCGTCACTCAAGCAGTTTCCGAGTCTGTTGAATTGGAGTCGACGCTCTTTCCAGTTTGTGGTTCCAATGGTCAGAGACGAAGACATAGTAGCAGAAAATGCATGGGTTGGCCTTCCACCAAAGTTTCAATATCTTGCCGAAAGAGTACCATTTCCTAAAGATGCATCCGCTGAGTACAAGCAAAAAAATGTGCGCATCTCCCTTATACATAAGGTGGTCGTGTCAACACAACCTGGTGATTTTGCGGTTATGATCATCCATGGTCACAAGGAGGAACTCGCATTTTGTAGACTTGGACACAAGTCATGGACTGCATTGCCACCAGTACTAGTCCAAAAAATCCACCGTGACATCATATTTTATAAAGGTAGATTCTACGCAGTGAGTTTTATGGGATTTGTTATAGCTTGGGATGTTTTCGGCACTTCTCCTAAGGGCATGGAAATTCATTTGAGAAAGCCACCCACAAAATATGAAAGGAAGTGCCTAGCAGAGCTTGCAGGGGATTTGTTGCTTGTAATACGGTGCTATGACAAGAGTAGGGGTGAGTGTGATGCATATGCAAAGCGGATACAAAAAACAACTAGATTTGAAGTCTTCAAGCTCGATCATAGTGGGTCAATGTGGACTAAAATAACAAGCTTAGGTGACCATGCGCTGTTCATTGGTGGTTCTCAAGCAATTTCATGTTCGGCTCGCAGCTTCTCTGACTGTAGAGCGAATTGTATCTATTTTTGTGACGACATGTGGGATGTGTGCGTAGAAGAATCTCCCCCATGGGGACATGATTTGGGCATATTCAACATAAAAGATGGAAGCATTGATCGATATTGTGGTATCGAATCTTGGGTAATTATGCTCCAATCTTTTTGGTTCACACCTAAACCTTTCTAG